Below is a genomic region from Microbacterium galbinum.
CCTCGGCATCCGCCGCCGACTTGCTCGGAGCGAACCGGTAGTTGATCTCGACCTCGCAGGCATCGGGGATGACGTTGCCCGCGACACCGCCGCTGATGCGCACGGCGCTGAGGCTCTCGCGGTACAGAAGACCCTCGACCAGCACCTCGCGCGCCCGGTACTCGCCCAGGCGGGCGAGGATGGGGGCCGCGCGGTGGATGGCGTTCTCGCCGATCCAGGCGCGTGCGCTGTGCGCGCGGACACCGCTCGTGCGCACGATCGCGCGCATGGTGCCGTTGCATCCGCCCTCGACCTCGCCGTCGGACGGCTCTCCGAGGATCGCGAAGTCGGCGACGAAGAGATCGGGACGCACGGCGGCGAGCAGACCGAGTCCGTTCTTCGACGCCTCGACCTCCTCGTTGTCGTACCACATCCACGTGATGTCGACGACGGGATCGGTCAGCTCGGCGGCGAGCTTCAGCTGCACCGCCGTGCCCGCTTTCATGTCGACCGTGCCGCGGCCCCAGAGGTACGCCTCGCCGTCGACGTCGATCAGGCGCGTGGGCAGGTTGTCGTTGATGGGGACGGTGTCGATGTGACCGGCGATGGCCACCCGCTGGGCGCGACCGAGGTCGGTACGGGCGACGATCGTGTTGCCGTGCCGGATGACCTCGAGGTGGTCGAGCGGCACGAGCGCCTGCTCGATCGCGTCGGCCAGGGTCTTCTCGTCTCCGGAGACGCTCGCGATGTCGCAGATCGCGCGCGTGAGGTCGAGAGAGGATGCGGTCAGATCGAGCACCATGACCCCAGCCTATGACCTCGGCGCGCGGTCATCGGACGCCGGTCACATGGGCCGGGCGTGATCGCGGGAGCCGGTACCGTGGAGGCATGACTGATGCGCGCACCGTGTGGGGAATCGGACTCTCGACCATCGCCGGCGACGGCACGGTTCTCGACGCCTGGTACGCCGCCCTCGGCACCGGCGCCCTGCCCTCGGATGCCGCGGCAGATCTCGACGGACTCACGGGTCCCGACGCACGGCGCAACGTCACCGTCGAGCCCGTGCGGCTCGAGATCGACCTCGATGCCGCCCCGGCCTCGACCGCCGACGCCTATCTGCGTCTGCACGCGCTCTCGCACCTGCTCGTGCGCCCGAACGAGCTGAACCTCGACGGGATCTTCGGTCACCTCCCGAACGTCGCCTGGACGAACGCCGGCCCCGTGCTCCCCGCCGATGCCGCCCGCCTGCGTCCGCAGCTCCAGCGTGCGGGAATCCAGGTGCAGGGGCTCGACAAGTTCCCCCGCCTGACCGACTACCTGCAGCCGCAGGGCGTGCGCATCGCCGACGCCTCGCGCGTGCGCCTCGGCGCCCACCTCGCGCCGGGGACCACCGTGATGCACGAGGGATTCGTCAACTTCAACGCGGGCACCCTCGGGGCCTCGATGGTCGAGGGCCGCATCTCGCAGGGCGTCGTCGTGGGCGACGGCAGCGACATCGGTGGCGGCGCATCGATCATGGGAACCCTCTCGGGCGGGGGCTCGCACCGCGTCTCGATCGGGTCGCGCACGCTCCTGGGCGCGAACGCCGGTATCGGCATCTCGCTGGGCGACGACTGCGTGGTCGAGGCGGGCCTCTACGTCACCGCCGGCACCAAGATCGTGCTCGTCGACGGCCCCGTGACGGCCGAGGGCACCCGCACCAGCGTGAAGGGCGCAGAGCTGTCGGGGCAGAACGGACTGCTGTTCCGCCGCAACTCGATCAGCGGCGCGGTCGAGGCCGTGCGTCGCGCGGGCGTCGGTGTCACGCTCAACGAGGCGCTGCACGCCTGACGCGCGGTCATCCGCACCTGCGGCCGCCTCGGAGCGGGCGCTGATAGACTGTGGCTGTTGCCCGAGCACGAGCTCGCCAACGTCGTCGTCGTCACGGGGTCTCTGAGGACCGAAGCGAGTCACCCGGCTCCCATCACCAGCGCTCTGCTGGCCTTTCGCACGGCGAACCGATGCGCACGCCCCCTGCGAGCGCCGTCGCCCACCTCAGCCCACTATCGTGCGTGTCTTCTCGCGTACGGACGGAGTCATCCATGCCTACTTTCCTCGAACTCGGCGTTCCCGCCGAACTCGCCGCCGTTCTCGCCGATTCCGGCAAGACCGAAGCCTTCGCGATCCAGCGCGACACCCTCCCCGACTCGCTCGCCGGCCGCGACCTGCTCGGTCGCGGTCGCACCGGCAGTGGCAAGACCATCGCCTTCGCTCTCCCCCTCGTCGCGCGCCTCGCCGCGTCCGGCAAGCAGCGCCGTGCGGGCCTCCCCCGCGGTCTGGTACTCGCCCCGACCCGTGAGCTCGCGACGCAGATCGCCGCAACGATCTCGCCCCTCGCCGAGGCCGCCGGCCTGCGCGTGACCACCGTCTTCGGCGGTGTCAGCCAGCGCCCGCAGGAGCAGGCGCTCCGTGGCGGCGTCGACATCGTCGTCGCGTGCCCCGGCCGCCTCGAAGACCTCATGAAGCAGCAGATCGTGCGGCTCAGCGCGGTCGAGGTCGCCGTACTCGACGAGGCCGACCACATGGCCGACCTCGGCTTCCTGCCCGGCGTCACGCGCATCCTCACCGCGACGCCGGCCGGCGGACAGCGCCTGCTCTTCAGCGCGACGCTCGACCGCGGCATCGATTCGCTCGCCCGCCGCTTCCTCTCGAACCCCGTCAGCCACGAGGTCGACGAGGAGAGCGTCCCCGTGGGCGAGATGACGCACCGCGTGCTCGTCGTCGATTCCACCGAGAACAAGACGACCCTCGTGCGCGACCTCGCGTCGGGCACCGGTCGCCGCATCCTGTTCACCCGCACCAAGCACCAGGCGAAGAAGCTCGCCAAGCAGCTCACCGCTGCGGGCATCCCCGCCGTCGACCTGCACGGCAACCTCTCGCAGAACGCCCGCGAGCGCAACCTCGGCGCGTTCTCGTCGGACCCCGCCGACGGCGGCGTGCGCGTGCTGGTCGCGACCGACGTCGCGGCCCGCGGCGTGCACGTCGACAACGTCGACCTGGTCGTTCACGTCGACCCGCCCATGGAGCACAAGGCGTACCTGCACCGCTCGGGCCGCACCGCCCGCGCCGGTGCCGCCGGTACCGTCGTCACGGTCGTGCTCCCCGAGCAGCGCCGCGACGTCAAGGACCTGCTGCGCAAGGCCGCGATCGTCGCCCCGCTCGAAGACGTCACCGCCGGCGCCGTGACCGAGCTCGTCCCGGAGCGCGCACCGCACGTGCGTCCCGCCCCGGTGCAGGCTCCGCAGCGTCAGGCTCCGAAGCAGCGCCCGGCCGGTGGCGAGCGCAGCGGCGCGGCGAACCCGCCCGCACGCCGTCGTCGCCCCCGCTCCGGTGGCGGTCAGGGCCAGAGCCAGGGCGGCGGTTTCGCGCGCCAGGGCGGCCAGGGTCGTCAGGGCGGCCAGGGTGGACAGTCCCGCCAGGGCGGCCGCGGTTCGCAGGGACGCTGACCCGCAGCATCCGCTCATCCACGAAGCTGAATGACGAAAGGCCCGGCACCCCCTCTGGGGATGCCGGGCCTTGTCGTTTCCGCGTGTCAGCGGTTCGGGTACGAACGCTCCGGAGACCCGGTGTACAGCTGCTGCGGGCGACCGATCTTGGTCTGCGGGTCGAGCTGCAGCTCGCGCCACTGCGCAAGCCAGCCGGGCAGACGGCCGATGGCGAACAGCACCGTGAACATGCGCGTGGGGAACCCCATCGCCTTGTAGATCACGCCGGTGTAGAAATCGACGTTCGGATACAGACGACGCTCGCGGAAGTAGTCGTCGGCGAGAGCGATCTCCTCGAGCTCCTTCGCGAGGTCGAGGAGCGGGTCGGTGACGCCGAGGGAGGCGAGGACCTCGTCGGCGGCGTCCTTGACGAGCTTGGCGCGCGGGTCGTAGTTCTTGTAGACCCGGTGCCCGAAGCCCATCAGCTTCACGCCCTCTTCCTTGTTCTTCACCCGCTCGACGAAGCGCGAGACGCTCTGACCCGAGTCGCGGATCTGGCCGAGCATCGTGAGAACGGCCTCGTTGGCCCCGCCGTGCAGCGGCCCCGAGAGGGCCTGGATGCCGGCGGACACCGACGCGAACTGGTTCGCCCCGGTCGATCCGACCAGTCGCACGGTCGAGGTCGACGCGTTCTGCTCGTGGTCCTCGTGCAGGATCAGCAGGAGCTCGAGCGCCTTCGACATGACCGGGTTGATCTCGTAGGGCTCGGAGTTGACGCCGAAGTTGAGCTTGAGGAAGTTCTCGACGAAGCCGAGCGAGTTGTCGGGGTAGAGGAAGGCCTGACCGACGCTCTTCTTGTGCGCGTAGGCCGCGATCACCGGGAGCTTCGCGAGCATGCGGATCGTGTTGATCTCGACGTGCTCGGGGTTGTGCGGGTCGGTCTGGCCCTCGTAGTAGGTCGAGAGCGCGGCGACGGCCGAGGACAGCACCGACATCGGGTGCGCCGTGTGCGGCAGTGCCGAGAAGAAGTGCTTGAGGTCTTCGTGCAGCAGCGTGTGGCGACGGATCTTCTCGTCGAACTCGGCCAGCTCGGACTCCGAGGGGAGCTCGCCGTAGATGAGCAGCCAGGCGACCTCGAGGTAGCTGGTGCGACCGGCGAGCTGCTCGATCGGGTACCCGCGGTAGCGCAGGATGCCCTTGTCGCCGTCGATGAAGGTGATGTCGGACTTCGTCGACGCCGTATTGACGAACCCGTAGTCGAGCCCGGTGTAGCCGGTCTGGCGGGTCAGCGTCGAGAAGTCGATGCTGTTGTGGCCCGCCGTGCCCTGCAGCACGGGGAACTCGGCGGTCGTGTCACCGATCGTCAGCTTCGCCGTGGCCTGCTGGTCTGCCGCTGCACTCACGCGGACCTCCTTGGGGTTTCTGCCCGTAGTCTGTCTCGTCTCGCCCCGAGCAGATCGGTCATCCTTGGAACCTGATCTCATCGGAGCGGGCGATCGCACGGCGCACAGCGCCAGGTCGGTCACGACCGAATCGCCTTTACAGCCTAGTAGGCCCGCACGCCTACTGTCGCATCCGCCAAACGGATCGGTGCTGGGAGGGGGAAACCTACAGATTCTCTACGAAGCGGCGGCGTGCAGGCGTCGAGCGGCCTCCGCGACGCGCTCCGTCGGCGCCGTCAGCGCGAGACGCACGTGCGAGGCGGCGGCTGCTCCGTAGAACGGACCCGGACCCGCCAGGATGCCGAGATCGGCGAGGCGAGCCATCGACTCCCATGCGTCACGCCCCTCGGTCACCCAGAGGTAGAGACCGGCTTCGGAGCCGTCGAGACGGAACCCGGCGGCCTCCACGGCGGGACGCAGCAGCTCCCGCCGTTCGCGGTAGAGCTCCTTCTGGGCGGCGACGTGCTCGTCGTCGCCGAGCGCCACCGCCATGGCGTGCTGCACGGGTTCGGGCGGCATGAGGCCGAGGTGCTTGCGGGCGGTGAGCAGGTCGGCGACGATGCGCGCGCAGCCGGCGACGAAGGCGGCGCGGTAGCCCGCGAGGTTCGACTGCTTGCTCAGCGAGTAGACGCTGAGCAGGTTGGCCCGCGACCCCCCGGTCACCCGCGGATCGAGGATCGACGGGATCGCCTCGGTCGCCCAGGCGCCGTCCCAGCCGAGCTCCGCGTAGCACTCGTCGCTCGCGATGACGGCATCCAGCTCGCGCGCACGGCGCACCGCGGCGGCGAGCTCCGAGACCGTCCAGGTGCGACCGTCGGGATTGCCCGGAGTGTTGATCCAGATCAGCTTGGTGCCCTCGGGCCAGTCCGCCGGGTCATCGGCGGGAAGCGGCGTCGCTCCGACCACGCGTGCTCCGACGTCATAGGTGGGGTAGGCGATCTCGGGGTGCACGACGATGTCGCCCTCTCCCAGCCCGAGGAGGGTCGGGAGGAGCGCCACGAACTCCTTCGAGCCGATCGTGGGCAGCACGTTCGCGACGGTGAGGTCATCGACCCCGCGGCGACGCGCGTACCAGGAGACGATCGCCTCGCGCAGTGCCGGTGTACCGACGGTCTGCGGGTAGGCGTGCGCGTCCGTCGCCTCGGCGAGAGCGCGCCGGATGATCTCGGGCGTGGGATCGACGGGCGACCCGACGGAGAGGTCGACGAGTCCGCCGGCGTGCGCGGACGCCCGCTCGCGGAAGGGGACGACGGCGTCCCAGGGGTAGTCGGCGAGGTCGCGGACGCTCACGGGCGCCGGCCTACTCGCCCTGGGGCGGCAGGGCCGCGATGATCGGGTGGTCGTGCGCGATGACGCCGACCTTGGCCGCGCCTCCGGGCGAGCCGACCTCGTCGAAGAACTCGACGTTCGCCTTGTAGTAGTCCTGCCACTCATCGGGCAGGTCGTCCTCGTAGTAGATCGCCTCGACGGGGCACACCGGCTCGCAGGCGCCGCAGTCGACGCACTCGTCCGGATGGATGTAGAGGGAGCGCTCGCCTTCGTAGATGCAGTCGACGGGGCATTCGTCGATGCAGGCTCGGTCCTTCACATCGACACACGGGAGGGCGATCACATACGTCACCGCTCCAGTCTACTTCTCCGCCTCCGTGGCGACGGGCACCGACCGGAACGACGGCCACGCGATGACGACGAGAACGATCGCGGCGATCAGGTACGTCCAGATCTGTCCCGCGAGCGTGTTCTCGACGACGACGGATCCGCCGGGGCCCCGGCCGGAGATCAAGAGCAGCATGCCCACCATCCCGAGGCCGGCCGCGACGGCGGCGCCGCGGTCGTGGGTGAGCACGCGGATGGCGACGAGGATCGCCGCGCACGCGATCGCTCCGACGATCATGCCGGTCGGGATCGGACCCCAGGTCTGGCTGTGCGCGATCGTTCCGGCGACACCGTAGACGCCACCGACCAGGGCCGAGGCCACCCACGACAGAACTCTCGACAACCGACTCACGCCCACCCTCCGATCCTACGCGCGGTCAGGCCGCGAGTCCGAACAGACGCAGGAGGGCAGCGGTGAGCGCCGCCGCGAACACCACGACGAGGAAGGACTGCCGCAGCCACAGCAGACCCGCCGCGACGAGCAGAGCGGGCACGCGCGCATCGACGACGATCGCCTGACCGTCGCCCAGCGTCTGCACCGCGACGAGCGCCGCGAGCAGGGCGACGGTCAGCAGGTCGGAGATACGCGCGGGTCGGGGCGCCTCGAGCACCTTCGGCGGCACGAGGTATCCGACGGCCTTCAGCGACAGGCAGACGAGAGCCGCCAGCAGGATCGCACTCCACAGTGTCATGACTCCCCCTTCTCATCGGCATCCGCTGCGCGGCCGTCGGATGCCGGGCGCCCCAGCCAGTTGAACCACCCGACGATCACGGCTACGAGGGCCGCGACGAGCACCGGCAGACCGGGGAGGAGGAAGGGCGTGAGCGCCGCGGCGACGACGGCGGCGGCGATCCCGACCGCGATCGCCTGGCGTTGCTGCAGGCGCGGCCACAGCAGCGCCAGGAAGGCGGCCGCCGCGGCGGCATCCAGCCCCCAGTCCTTCGGATCGCCGAGCACGTTGCCGACGAGGGCGCCGATGAGGGTGGTGATGTTCCAGCCGACGAAGATCCCGATGCCGGTGACCCAGAATCCGACCCGGCGCAGGCGCGGATCGCTCTGGGCGATCGCCACCGCCGTCGATTCGTCGATCGTGAAGTGGGCGGCCAGCGCACGGGTCGCGGGCCCTCCCCCGATGACCGGCGACATGCGCATGCCGTAGGCGACGTTGCGCACGCCGAGGAGGACGGCCGAGGCGATCGCCGAGGGGAGCGCCGTGACACCGCCGGCCGCGAAGACCCCGACGAAGGCGAACTGCGATCCTCCCGTGAACATGAGCAGGCTCAGCACGCAGGTCTGCCAGACGTCGAGCCCGGCGGCGACGGCGAGGGCACCGAACGAGATGCCGTACGCGCTCGTCGCCAGTACGACGCCGAGGGCCTCGCGCCAGACCTCGCGCTCGGCGGTCACGGGGCGATCCCCTCGCGCACCGTTCGCTGCAATGAACACATGACCATCATTCTGAACATTCAGGGACGACTAGTCAAGCGAACGATCGTTTGACATGATGAACACATGGAGGATCTCCGCGCCCGCATCGCCCGCACGCTGCGCCGGGAGCGTGAAGCCGCAGCCCTCTCGGTCTCGGAACTCGCTCGGCGCGCCGGCGTCTCGAAGGCCACCGTGTCGCAGCTCGAGAGCGGAGCCGGAAACCCGAGCGTCGAGACCCTCTGGGCGCTCGGCGTCGCACTCGACGTGCCGTTCGCCGTCTTCGTCGACCCGCCCCAGAGCGGGCCCACGCTCATCCGCCGGGAGGATCTCAGCGGCGTCCCGTCCTCGGCCGCCGCGTACAGCGCCACCCTGCTGGCCGCTTCCCCGCCCGGCGCACGGCGCGACCTGTACCTGATCTCCGCCGAACCGGGCCAGGCCCGACGCTCCGATCCGCACCACCCCGGGACCATCGAGCACGTGGTGCTGATCTCGGGGCAGGCGAAGGTCGGCCCCGCCGAGGCCGCCGCACTGCTGAACCCGGGCGACTACCTCACCTACCCGGGCGACGCCCCGCACGTGTTCGAGGCCACGGCCCCGAGCACGAGCGCCGTGCTGATCTCCGAGCTGCGCTGAGGATCAGTCCGACGCGGCCACGGGCGACGGATCCGGGATCTCCTCCGGCTTGTAGCGCGGCAGTCGGGAGGCCGGGAGGATCGCCAGGGCGCTGATCCCGGCGAGCACGAGCAGCCCGAGCCGCAGCGTCGACAGACGGGACTCCTCGTTGACGGCCACGGCGGCGTCGACCTGGGCGGGCGTCGCGTCGGTGCGCTCGAGCACCACGCGCAGGTCGTCGTTGCTCACGAAGTTCACGCTGTCGAGATCGACCTGCGCGACGAGCGCCGGCGGCAGCTCCGGATGCTCCACGACCGCGCGCCCGACGCTCAGCCCCAGCAGAGAGACGAGCAGCGCACCCGCGACCGCCGTGCCCACCGCCGACGCGAGGTTCTGGGTCGTGCCCCGCAGCGATCCCACGTCACCCGCGAGCGACGACGGCGCCGCGGTGACGAGCACGTTGAAGACGAGGGTCACGAGCGCCCCCTGCCCGATCCCGAACACCACCAGACCGAGGATCGTCGGCAGCGTCTCCCAGTTGTTGTTCACGACGAACGAGAGCCACACAAGGGCGCCGGTCGTGAGAAGGAATCCGAAGACGCCGATCACACGCGGCGGGTAGCGCTTGTAGAACCGCACGACGAGGGTCGCGGTGATGAACACGGTGAGGTTGAACGGCATCATCGCGATCGAGGTGTCGAAGGGAGTCCTCCCCTGCACGATCTGGATGTAGAGCGGGATCGTGAAGTTCACGCACGCCTCGAGTGCGACCACGATGAACATGGCGTATACCGCCGCGCGCTCCTTCGAGGAACGCAGGATGCTGAGGTCGATCAGCGGCACACGTCCCTCGGCGATCCGCCGACGCGTCCACAGGAAGAACCCCTGCCCCAGCACGACGCCGGCCACGATGAAGAGCGGTGCCGGGGAGAGCCCCAGGATGTCGAACGGGGCCGCCTCCGTCGCCTCGATCGCTCCCCAGCCGTTGAGATTGTTGAAGCCGAGGGTGAGGAGCACGATCGCCGCGCC
It encodes:
- the dapE gene encoding succinyl-diaminopimelate desuccinylase, whose product is MVLDLTASSLDLTRAICDIASVSGDEKTLADAIEQALVPLDHLEVIRHGNTIVARTDLGRAQRVAIAGHIDTVPINDNLPTRLIDVDGEAYLWGRGTVDMKAGTAVQLKLAAELTDPVVDITWMWYDNEEVEASKNGLGLLAAVRPDLFVADFAILGEPSDGEVEGGCNGTMRAIVRTSGVRAHSARAWIGENAIHRAAPILARLGEYRAREVLVEGLLYRESLSAVRISGGVAGNVIPDACEVEINYRFAPSKSAADAEAHLRSVLAGFDLEVTDSAEGARPGLDAPIAQQFVAAVGAEPRPKYGWTDVARFSALGIPAVNYGPGDPHLAHHDEERVPVAQIDAVERGLRAWLSSH
- the dapD gene encoding 2,3,4,5-tetrahydropyridine-2,6-dicarboxylate N-succinyltransferase — protein: MTDARTVWGIGLSTIAGDGTVLDAWYAALGTGALPSDAAADLDGLTGPDARRNVTVEPVRLEIDLDAAPASTADAYLRLHALSHLLVRPNELNLDGIFGHLPNVAWTNAGPVLPADAARLRPQLQRAGIQVQGLDKFPRLTDYLQPQGVRIADASRVRLGAHLAPGTTVMHEGFVNFNAGTLGASMVEGRISQGVVVGDGSDIGGGASIMGTLSGGGSHRVSIGSRTLLGANAGIGISLGDDCVVEAGLYVTAGTKIVLVDGPVTAEGTRTSVKGAELSGQNGLLFRRNSISGAVEAVRRAGVGVTLNEALHA
- a CDS encoding DEAD/DEAH box helicase, producing the protein MPTFLELGVPAELAAVLADSGKTEAFAIQRDTLPDSLAGRDLLGRGRTGSGKTIAFALPLVARLAASGKQRRAGLPRGLVLAPTRELATQIAATISPLAEAAGLRVTTVFGGVSQRPQEQALRGGVDIVVACPGRLEDLMKQQIVRLSAVEVAVLDEADHMADLGFLPGVTRILTATPAGGQRLLFSATLDRGIDSLARRFLSNPVSHEVDEESVPVGEMTHRVLVVDSTENKTTLVRDLASGTGRRILFTRTKHQAKKLAKQLTAAGIPAVDLHGNLSQNARERNLGAFSSDPADGGVRVLVATDVAARGVHVDNVDLVVHVDPPMEHKAYLHRSGRTARAGAAGTVVTVVLPEQRRDVKDLLRKAAIVAPLEDVTAGAVTELVPERAPHVRPAPVQAPQRQAPKQRPAGGERSGAANPPARRRRPRSGGGQGQSQGGGFARQGGQGRQGGQGGQSRQGGRGSQGR
- a CDS encoding citrate synthase — translated: MSAAADQQATAKLTIGDTTAEFPVLQGTAGHNSIDFSTLTRQTGYTGLDYGFVNTASTKSDITFIDGDKGILRYRGYPIEQLAGRTSYLEVAWLLIYGELPSESELAEFDEKIRRHTLLHEDLKHFFSALPHTAHPMSVLSSAVAALSTYYEGQTDPHNPEHVEINTIRMLAKLPVIAAYAHKKSVGQAFLYPDNSLGFVENFLKLNFGVNSEPYEINPVMSKALELLLILHEDHEQNASTSTVRLVGSTGANQFASVSAGIQALSGPLHGGANEAVLTMLGQIRDSGQSVSRFVERVKNKEEGVKLMGFGHRVYKNYDPRAKLVKDAADEVLASLGVTDPLLDLAKELEEIALADDYFRERRLYPNVDFYTGVIYKAMGFPTRMFTVLFAIGRLPGWLAQWRELQLDPQTKIGRPQQLYTGSPERSYPNR
- the dapC gene encoding succinyldiaminopimelate transaminase, coding for MSVRDLADYPWDAVVPFRERASAHAGGLVDLSVGSPVDPTPEIIRRALAEATDAHAYPQTVGTPALREAIVSWYARRRGVDDLTVANVLPTIGSKEFVALLPTLLGLGEGDIVVHPEIAYPTYDVGARVVGATPLPADDPADWPEGTKLIWINTPGNPDGRTWTVSELAAAVRRARELDAVIASDECYAELGWDGAWATEAIPSILDPRVTGGSRANLLSVYSLSKQSNLAGYRAAFVAGCARIVADLLTARKHLGLMPPEPVQHAMAVALGDDEHVAAQKELYRERRELLRPAVEAAGFRLDGSEAGLYLWVTEGRDAWESMARLADLGILAGPGPFYGAAAASHVRLALTAPTERVAEAARRLHAAAS
- the fdxA gene encoding ferredoxin, whose amino-acid sequence is MTYVIALPCVDVKDRACIDECPVDCIYEGERSLYIHPDECVDCGACEPVCPVEAIYYEDDLPDEWQDYYKANVEFFDEVGSPGGAAKVGVIAHDHPIIAALPPQGE
- a CDS encoding histidinol dehydrogenase, encoding MGVSRLSRVLSWVASALVGGVYGVAGTIAHSQTWGPIPTGMIVGAIACAAILVAIRVLTHDRGAAVAAGLGMVGMLLLISGRGPGGSVVVENTLAGQIWTYLIAAIVLVVIAWPSFRSVPVATEAEK
- a CDS encoding AzlD domain-containing protein, with product MTLWSAILLAALVCLSLKAVGYLVPPKVLEAPRPARISDLLTVALLAALVAVQTLGDGQAIVVDARVPALLVAAGLLWLRQSFLVVVFAAALTAALLRLFGLAA
- a CDS encoding AzlC family ABC transporter permease; amino-acid sequence: MTAEREVWREALGVVLATSAYGISFGALAVAAGLDVWQTCVLSLLMFTGGSQFAFVGVFAAGGVTALPSAIASAVLLGVRNVAYGMRMSPVIGGGPATRALAAHFTIDESTAVAIAQSDPRLRRVGFWVTGIGIFVGWNITTLIGALVGNVLGDPKDWGLDAAAAAAFLALLWPRLQQRQAIAVGIAAAVVAAALTPFLLPGLPVLVAALVAVIVGWFNWLGRPASDGRAADADEKGES
- a CDS encoding helix-turn-helix domain-containing protein produces the protein MEDLRARIARTLRREREAAALSVSELARRAGVSKATVSQLESGAGNPSVETLWALGVALDVPFAVFVDPPQSGPTLIRREDLSGVPSSAAAYSATLLAASPPGARRDLYLISAEPGQARRSDPHHPGTIEHVVLISGQAKVGPAEAAALLNPGDYLTYPGDAPHVFEATAPSTSAVLISELR
- a CDS encoding MFS transporter, producing the protein MTESAPQTASVAVKSSWLPMISLFMAQVLMSFNVAALPISLGGMVSEFGVPPTVASTTIVMYGLAVAALVMTGAKLGQRVGWVLIFRVVIALFAASSVLMLIAPSIGWAIAGQAVAGAAAAIIVPSIVALIAENYRGAQQATAIGAIGSARAISGVTAFLIGGTLGTLVGWRPMFFIVLGIAVLVFAFSFTLRGDRGDPGIRIDLVASLLIGAAIVLLTLGFNNLNGWGAIEATEAAPFDILGLSPAPLFIVAGVVLGQGFFLWTRRRIAEGRVPLIDLSILRSSKERAAVYAMFIVVALEACVNFTIPLYIQIVQGRTPFDTSIAMMPFNLTVFITATLVVRFYKRYPPRVIGVFGFLLTTGALVWLSFVVNNNWETLPTILGLVVFGIGQGALVTLVFNVLVTAAPSSLAGDVGSLRGTTQNLASAVGTAVAGALLVSLLGLSVGRAVVEHPELPPALVAQVDLDSVNFVSNDDLRVVLERTDATPAQVDAAVAVNEESRLSTLRLGLLVLAGISALAILPASRLPRYKPEEIPDPSPVAASD